One window from the genome of Candidatus Woesearchaeota archaeon encodes:
- a CDS encoding aminotransferase class I/II-fold pyridoxal phosphate-dependent enzyme, which yields MICKMIIPSKRTEKIHYAIREIVEKSRQLEKKGIKVLPLNIGDPMKFDFSIPMHMQEAVKKGLADTGSYSYATGIPEALDAIKKEASRDHRCDVSTDDIAVTNGLSEGITFALGCLLNPGENILLPRPVYPMYTAAASYNDAECNFYDLDEENSWMPDVGDIRKNVNDKTQAIVVINPNNPTGGVYSKKNLKAVLDIAAENKLVVFADEIYSKMVYDDMPFYPMASLTKDAPVVAMNGLSKSYLCPGWRAGWLVFHDPQQQMQEYKNAVFRVLRARLCPVHPTQLAIKPALEGPQDHLPLVNKKLKERAQITYKMLNEIDGISCVKPKGAFYAFPKIDVPVPDREFVEGFLMDKHVMMVYGSGFGQKEGTKHFRVVFLPEPHVLEDAYNRLADYMKKIRQ from the coding sequence AATGATAATACCCTCAAAAAGGACAGAGAAGATACATTACGCAATAAGAGAGATAGTCGAGAAATCACGACAGCTAGAGAAGAAAGGCATAAAAGTACTGCCTCTCAATATAGGGGATCCGATGAAATTCGATTTCTCAATACCGATGCACATGCAGGAAGCAGTCAAGAAAGGCCTAGCAGATACAGGCAGCTATTCATATGCAACGGGAATACCTGAGGCACTTGACGCCATCAAGAAAGAGGCTTCAAGAGACCATAGGTGTGATGTCTCCACTGATGATATAGCTGTGACCAACGGACTCAGTGAGGGGATCACATTTGCACTCGGATGCCTGCTCAATCCAGGAGAGAACATACTGCTGCCGAGGCCAGTGTACCCGATGTACACAGCAGCAGCCAGCTACAATGATGCAGAATGCAATTTCTATGACCTGGATGAAGAGAACAGCTGGATGCCTGACGTTGGGGACATAAGGAAAAATGTGAATGACAAGACACAGGCAATAGTTGTCATAAATCCTAACAATCCTACAGGCGGGGTCTATTCAAAGAAGAACCTCAAAGCAGTTCTTGACATAGCTGCCGAGAACAAACTTGTTGTCTTTGCAGACGAGATATACAGCAAGATGGTGTATGATGACATGCCTTTCTATCCTATGGCATCACTGACCAAGGATGCCCCGGTGGTGGCCATGAATGGGCTATCCAAATCATACCTGTGCCCAGGCTGGAGAGCCGGCTGGCTGGTCTTCCACGACCCGCAGCAGCAGATGCAGGAATACAAGAATGCAGTGTTCAGGGTCCTGAGAGCAAGGCTATGCCCGGTGCATCCGACACAGCTGGCGATAAAACCTGCGCTTGAAGGCCCGCAGGATCATCTGCCTCTGGTCAACAAGAAACTGAAAGAACGGGCGCAGATAACATACAAGATGCTGAATGAGATAGACGGGATAAGCTGCGTAAAACCAAAAGGAGCATTCTATGCATTCCCGAAGATAGATGTCCCAGTGCCTGACAGGGAGTTTGTCGAGGGATTCCTGATGGATAAGCATGTCATGATGGTATATGGATCAGGATTCGGGCAGAAAGAAGGCACAAAGCACTTCAGAGTCGTATTCCTGCCAGAACCGCATGTGCTTGAGGATGCATATAATCGATTGGCTGATTATATGAAGAAAATCAGACAATAA
- a CDS encoding nitroreductase family protein produces the protein MQEMEKAYPLIELIKTRRSIRKYQDRMVEWDKIVEVLDAGRYAPSAGNLQNWKFIVVTDEGSRKALAEASMQQYWMEQAPVHIVVCGLSHHAVRFYGIRGDKLYTIQNNAAAAMNMLLMAHALGLGACWVGAFDEDRVKSILNIYEYARPHIIITLGYPDEEVPVPEREPIYKNFFMNRYDARIKDIDAVMRDVSKVIWGRASRAKKATIKSSKKLGTKIKESIFGRKKSDFERYTDEQQDPKNRWI, from the coding sequence ATGCAGGAGATGGAAAAAGCATATCCTCTGATTGAACTCATCAAGACCAGGCGTTCTATTAGGAAGTACCAGGATAGGATGGTTGAATGGGACAAGATTGTTGAGGTCCTTGATGCTGGAAGGTATGCCCCTTCTGCCGGTAATCTTCAGAACTGGAAATTCATTGTCGTGACTGATGAAGGCAGCAGGAAAGCTCTTGCTGAAGCTTCTATGCAGCAGTATTGGATGGAGCAGGCACCTGTCCATATTGTGGTCTGTGGTCTTTCCCATCACGCTGTGAGATTCTATGGAATCAGGGGTGACAAGCTCTATACTATCCAGAACAATGCGGCTGCAGCCATGAATATGCTGCTTATGGCCCATGCTCTTGGCTTAGGCGCTTGCTGGGTGGGCGCTTTTGATGAGGATAGAGTCAAATCAATTCTCAATATCTATGAATATGCCAGGCCTCATATCATCATAACATTGGGTTATCCTGATGAGGAAGTGCCTGTCCCTGAAAGGGAGCCCATTTATAAGAATTTCTTCATGAACAGGTATGATGCAAGGATTAAGGATATCGACGCTGTCATGAGGGATGTATCGAAGGTCATCTGGGGCCGTGCATCCAGGGCAAAAAAGGCAACGATCAAGAGTTCGAAGAAGCTCGGCACCAAGATAAAGGAATCGATTTTCGGCAGGAAGAAGTCTGATTTTGAGAGATATACCGACGAGCAGCAGGATCCTAAGAACAGATGGATATAG